A region of bacterium DNA encodes the following proteins:
- a CDS encoding MotA/TolQ/ExbB proton channel family protein codes for MNRNRLMALTLMALALAVAAPAPAQDLREAFRKAEQEREAVRARAAASEQAVLNDRTRLLAAVDSLESARTRLEAELKAAQVRVTASTARRDALEKEWGTRELDTREISGNVRLTARDLEIMLNQSYFSAFDTTRVAHISPLLDTGYYPGIDDISAMASVMLSEFDLNGRVALHKGEFIGRDGEITSGTIMTLGPFTAAYEVPEEAGFLNWVAGSRTFFATSELPGGSVGRNLGNYLKGESDIVPLDLSGGDAVRQIAYKISFLEQFQTGGPVVWPILGVALVALFLVITRAWHLNRIHANTDHFMTEVNSMAARGDWAAADDMVARHAKRHMPVIEVIKAGLAVRDRDRETQESVLQEAILHQLPSIERGLSVLAVLGAVAPLLGLLGTVTGMINTFRVITLFGTSDPKLMSGGISEALVTTEFGLIVAIPVMLLHTLLSRRSDHIIGEMEEKAVQLTNILQARREDELAARASQVRPGGNGGSGGGRTMAAAGGA; via the coding sequence ATGAACCGCAACCGCCTGATGGCGCTGACGCTGATGGCGTTGGCGCTGGCCGTCGCCGCCCCCGCCCCCGCGCAGGACCTGCGCGAGGCGTTCCGCAAGGCCGAGCAGGAGCGCGAGGCTGTCCGCGCGCGCGCCGCGGCCAGCGAGCAGGCCGTGCTCAATGATCGCACGCGCCTGCTGGCGGCGGTCGATTCGCTGGAATCGGCGCGCACGCGGCTGGAAGCGGAATTGAAGGCGGCGCAGGTTCGCGTCACCGCGTCCACCGCGCGGCGCGACGCCCTCGAGAAGGAGTGGGGCACGCGCGAACTGGACACGCGCGAGATCTCCGGCAACGTGCGCCTGACCGCGCGCGATCTCGAGATCATGCTCAACCAGTCGTACTTCTCCGCCTTCGACACGACGCGGGTGGCCCACATCAGCCCGCTGCTGGACACGGGCTACTACCCGGGCATCGACGACATCTCGGCGATGGCGTCGGTGATGCTCTCGGAGTTCGACCTCAACGGACGCGTGGCGCTGCACAAGGGCGAGTTCATCGGCCGTGACGGCGAAATCACCTCCGGCACGATCATGACGCTCGGGCCCTTCACCGCCGCGTACGAAGTGCCGGAAGAAGCGGGCTTCCTCAACTGGGTCGCCGGTTCGCGCACCTTCTTCGCCACTTCGGAGCTGCCCGGCGGCAGCGTCGGCCGCAACCTCGGCAACTACCTGAAGGGCGAGTCCGACATCGTCCCGCTCGATTTGTCTGGCGGCGACGCCGTGCGCCAGATCGCCTACAAGATCAGCTTCCTCGAGCAGTTCCAGACGGGCGGCCCCGTGGTCTGGCCCATCCTCGGGGTGGCGCTGGTGGCGCTCTTCCTGGTCATCACCCGCGCCTGGCACCTGAACCGGATCCACGCCAACACCGACCATTTCATGACCGAGGTCAACAGCATGGCCGCGCGCGGCGACTGGGCCGCGGCTGACGACATGGTCGCCCGTCACGCGAAGCGCCACATGCCGGTGATCGAAGTCATCAAGGCCGGCCTGGCCGTGCGCGACCGCGACCGCGAGACCCAGGAGAGCGTGCTGCAGGAGGCGATCCTGCACCAGCTGCCGAGCATCGAGAGGGGATTGTCGGTGCTCGCAGTCCTGGGCGCGGTCGCTCCGTTGCTGGGCCTGCTCGGTACCGTGACGGGCATGATCAACACCTTCCGCGTCATCACGCTCTTCGGCACCAGCGACCCGAAGCTGATGAGCGGCGGCATCTCCGAGGCCCTGGTCACCACCGAGTTCGGCCTGATCGTGGCCATTCCGGTGATGCTCCTGCACACGCTGCTGTCGCGGCGCTCGGACCACATCATCGGCGAGATGGAAGAAAAGGCCGTGCAGCTGACGAACATCCTGCAGGCGCGGCGCGAGGACGAGCTGGCGGCGCGCGCGAGCCAGGTACGGCCTGGCGGCAACGGCGGCAGCGGTGGCGGCCGGACGATGGCCGCGGCGGGTGGTGCGTGA
- a CDS encoding TonB family protein, with translation MTDLAGSLPSLAPMAQPGVPSGGGPRRAARAVLMVFVAGAINVALLCVASYLINASRAPEQDVTVPVGVSLVNLAPPAPPKQEKAREETPPPPAEDKPEVEPDLFQPDLGAGIGDIAIDVNIGGATRDDAAREAIFDSIDLDQAPVAMVQVPPEYPFKAREQNIEGYVAVKFLVRPDGSVGNVNILKAQPAGVFDDAVRRALVRWKFQPGRLGNDAVAAWVTTTLRFDLN, from the coding sequence GTGACGGACCTGGCCGGCAGCCTGCCGTCGCTGGCACCCATGGCCCAGCCGGGCGTCCCATCGGGCGGAGGCCCGCGCCGCGCCGCGCGCGCGGTGCTGATGGTCTTTGTGGCCGGCGCCATCAACGTGGCGCTGCTGTGCGTGGCCTCGTACCTGATCAACGCCAGCCGGGCGCCGGAACAGGACGTCACCGTACCGGTGGGCGTGAGCCTGGTGAACCTGGCCCCGCCCGCGCCGCCGAAGCAGGAGAAGGCGCGCGAGGAAACGCCGCCGCCGCCGGCCGAGGACAAGCCCGAAGTGGAACCGGACCTGTTCCAGCCCGACCTGGGCGCCGGCATCGGCGACATCGCCATCGACGTGAACATCGGCGGCGCCACGCGCGACGATGCGGCGCGCGAGGCGATCTTCGATTCCATCGACCTGGACCAGGCGCCCGTGGCGATGGTGCAGGTGCCGCCCGAGTACCCGTTCAAGGCGCGCGAGCAGAACATCGAAGGCTACGTGGCCGTGAAGTTCCTGGTGCGACCGGACGGCAGCGTCGGGAACGTGAATATCCTGAAGGCGCAGCCCGCCGGCGTCTTCGACGACGCGGTGCGCCGCGCGCTGGTGCGCTGGAAGTTCCAGCCCGGCCGGCTCGGCAACGACGCGGTCGCCGCCTGGGTGACCACGACGCTGCGCTTCGACCTGAACTAG
- a CDS encoding MotA/TolQ/ExbB proton channel family protein — protein MMAPAPGTIAIAGLDLTELAWSTWDYAMAGGWVMVPMIIGSIAMWALIIDRLRTFAELDRDDIEAPAALAVLGGGRAPEGGSGLRRMVLHRYLRARTGRVNIDRAVLRHVTDRARRQLHGRLPVIRTLAAIAPLLGLLGTVLGMIQTFQVIAQFGTSNARAMASGISVALITTETGLLIAIPGLFVAGALSRRARRLESALDEFSLTLDRSLREEARATGLMEAAS, from the coding sequence ATGATGGCGCCGGCGCCCGGGACGATTGCAATCGCCGGTCTCGACCTGACCGAACTGGCCTGGTCCACCTGGGATTACGCCATGGCCGGCGGCTGGGTGATGGTGCCCATGATCATCGGCTCCATCGCGATGTGGGCGCTGATCATCGACCGGTTGCGTACGTTCGCCGAACTGGACCGCGATGATATCGAGGCGCCGGCCGCCCTGGCCGTGCTGGGCGGCGGCCGCGCGCCGGAGGGCGGCAGCGGATTGCGGCGGATGGTGCTCCACCGCTATCTCCGGGCGCGCACCGGCCGCGTCAACATCGACCGCGCCGTGCTGCGGCACGTCACCGACCGCGCCCGCCGCCAGTTGCACGGGCGGCTGCCGGTCATCCGGACGCTGGCCGCCATCGCCCCGCTGCTGGGGCTGCTGGGCACGGTGCTGGGCATGATCCAGACGTTCCAGGTCATTGCGCAGTTCGGCACCAGCAACGCGCGCGCCATGGCCAGCGGCATCTCGGTGGCCCTGATCACGACCGAGACGGGCCTGCTGATCGCCATTCCCGGGCTCTTCGTCGCCGGGGCGCTCTCGCGCCGGGCGCGGCGGCTGGAAAGCGCGCTGGACGAATTCTCGCTGACACTCGACCGCTCGCTGCGCGAAGAAGCGCGCGCCACGGGCCTGATGGAGGCGGCTTCATGA
- a CDS encoding biopolymer transporter ExbD: MINVRKNRGGNTGVNIDMGPLVDMVFLLLIFFVVTTSFVKESGIDVQRASAATAELKQRATVMIGVSPEGQVYFEGKQVDVRSVRGLIERALAENPDGGVVVVADKASRTGAVVGVMDQCRLAGAKDVSLAASRAEGGQ, encoded by the coding sequence ATGATCAACGTGCGCAAGAATCGCGGCGGCAACACCGGCGTGAACATCGACATGGGTCCGCTGGTGGATATGGTCTTCCTGTTGCTGATCTTCTTCGTGGTGACGACCAGCTTCGTCAAGGAATCGGGCATCGACGTACAGCGCGCCAGCGCCGCCACGGCCGAACTGAAGCAGCGGGCCACCGTCATGATCGGCGTCTCGCCCGAGGGGCAGGTCTACTTCGAGGGCAAGCAGGTGGACGTGCGCAGCGTGCGCGGCCTGATCGAGCGCGCGCTGGCCGAGAACCCCGACGGCGGCGTGGTGGTCGTGGCCGACAAGGCCAGCCGCACCGGCGCCGTGGTCGGCGTGATGGACCAGTGCCGGCTGGCCGGCGCGAAGGACGTCAGCCTCGCCGCCAGCCGCGCCGAGGGCGGGCAGTGA
- a CDS encoding DUF3450 domain-containing protein, giving the protein MLRRLACSGAVAVLMALAHTTAQSAEPAATASAPDSLAATVNRTIDAARQTQAGLDGWAQERKDLERRYRAAQAAADWYGDQVAREDEKQAALDASIRELERRMVESTRMQAVIQDTLNVVLGRLENAVAGDLPFLAAERQDRLKNLRLAMAQPDLAPAEKLRLLLEALLIEAQYGNSVEVEPQTIMVGGRETHADILRIGRLALFWRSPDGKRVGTWDPATTAWTELPGKHNRVISQAMEMAARTRPIDLVTLPLGRISR; this is encoded by the coding sequence ATGCTTCGACGTCTCGCTTGCTCCGGGGCCGTGGCGGTGCTGATGGCACTTGCCCACACCACGGCCCAGTCCGCGGAACCGGCCGCCACCGCCTCCGCCCCCGATTCCCTCGCCGCCACCGTCAATCGGACCATCGATGCCGCCCGGCAGACCCAGGCCGGCCTTGACGGCTGGGCCCAGGAGCGGAAGGACCTGGAGCGCCGGTACCGCGCTGCCCAGGCCGCGGCCGACTGGTATGGGGACCAGGTCGCGCGCGAGGACGAGAAGCAGGCCGCGCTGGATGCCTCGATCCGCGAACTCGAGCGCCGGATGGTCGAATCGACGCGGATGCAGGCCGTCATCCAGGACACGCTCAACGTGGTGCTCGGGCGGCTGGAGAATGCGGTGGCGGGCGACCTGCCCTTCCTGGCCGCCGAGCGGCAGGATCGGCTGAAGAACCTGCGCCTGGCCATGGCCCAGCCCGACCTGGCGCCGGCCGAGAAGCTGCGCCTGCTGCTCGAGGCCCTGCTCATCGAGGCCCAGTACGGCAACAGCGTCGAGGTCGAGCCGCAGACCATCATGGTCGGGGGCCGCGAAACGCACGCCGACATCCTGCGCATCGGGCGGCTGGCTCTGTTCTGGCGCAGCCCCGACGGCAAGCGCGTCGGCACCTGGGATCCCGCGACGACGGCCTGGACCGAACTGCCGGGCAAGCACAACCGCGTGATCTCGCAGGCCATGGAGATGGCAGCCCGCACGCGCCCGATCGACCTCGTCACGCTGCCGCTCGGGAGGATCAGCCGATGA
- a CDS encoding T9SS type A sorting domain-containing protein, whose protein sequence is MKKNAIALLLGLVATVATLPALAFVGTETLGTNDGNPLAVFNQNTSRTLSPDTLYTLYGQYYVEAGQTLTIPAGTVIQGVPAATLIVKPGSTINAAGTWDKPIIFTSSEAPGNRLAGDWGGVVILGRARVNQLNPIIEGGIISQGTYGGTDDDDNSGVFKYVRIEYPGYRFALNNEINGLTLGGVGRGTEIHHIQVSYADDDSYECFGGTVNLHHIVAFGGTDDDFDTDFGYRGKVQFAFALRDPNTWDPTGESNSFESDNDGSGTSAWPQTAPIYSNVTSVGPLYVQDPLPVGQRYQHAALIRRNSRTSIFNSVIAGFPRGISVRNLSVTKAQQDTLRFENNEVTGNYLYATNMIHDRANWNSVAGNAGLGGWFMAHANLDTVVRVPSVVGLGASISLNSPDAVPQAGSVLIGSADWTDSYLADPYFQQVSYRGAFDPALPMSRQWTAWWTNFNPQDADYTMPASAVGGTPELRVTLGNQPNPFNPSTTIKFSVPKAGRAALEVFDLRGHKVASLVDGELAAGDHALQFSGEGLPSGTYFYRLSGDGYQVTEKMQLVK, encoded by the coding sequence ATGAAGAAGAACGCGATCGCCTTGCTGCTCGGGCTGGTCGCCACCGTTGCCACCCTGCCCGCCCTCGCTTTTGTGGGGACGGAGACTCTGGGCACCAACGACGGCAACCCCCTGGCTGTGTTCAACCAGAACACCAGCCGCACCCTGAGCCCCGACACGCTGTACACGCTGTACGGCCAGTACTACGTCGAAGCCGGCCAGACCCTGACGATCCCCGCCGGCACCGTCATCCAGGGCGTGCCTGCGGCGACCCTGATCGTCAAGCCCGGCTCCACCATCAATGCCGCCGGCACCTGGGACAAGCCGATCATCTTCACCAGCAGCGAGGCCCCGGGCAACCGGCTGGCCGGCGACTGGGGCGGCGTGGTCATCCTGGGCCGGGCCCGCGTGAACCAGCTGAACCCGATCATCGAGGGCGGCATCATCTCGCAGGGCACCTACGGCGGCACGGATGACGACGACAACAGCGGCGTCTTCAAGTACGTCCGCATCGAGTACCCGGGCTACCGCTTCGCCCTGAACAACGAGATCAACGGCTTGACCCTCGGTGGCGTTGGCCGTGGCACCGAAATCCACCACATCCAGGTCAGCTACGCCGACGACGACTCCTACGAGTGCTTCGGCGGCACCGTGAACCTGCACCACATCGTGGCCTTCGGCGGCACCGACGACGACTTCGACACCGACTTCGGCTACCGCGGCAAGGTGCAGTTCGCCTTCGCGCTGCGCGACCCGAACACCTGGGACCCGACCGGCGAGAGCAACAGCTTCGAGTCGGACAACGACGGCTCGGGCACGTCGGCCTGGCCGCAGACCGCCCCGATCTACTCGAACGTGACCTCGGTGGGCCCGCTGTACGTGCAGGATCCCCTGCCGGTCGGCCAGCGCTACCAGCATGCCGCGCTGATCCGCCGCAACAGCCGCACCAGCATCTTCAACTCGGTCATCGCCGGCTTCCCGCGCGGCATCAGCGTGCGCAACCTGTCGGTCACCAAGGCCCAGCAGGACACGCTGCGCTTCGAGAACAACGAAGTGACCGGCAACTACCTGTACGCCACGAACATGATCCACGACCGCGCCAACTGGAACTCGGTGGCCGGCAACGCCGGCCTGGGCGGCTGGTTCATGGCCCACGCCAACCTCGACACCGTCGTGCGCGTGCCTTCGGTCGTCGGCCTGGGCGCGTCGATCAGCCTGAACAGCCCGGATGCCGTGCCCCAGGCCGGCAGCGTGCTGATCGGTTCGGCCGACTGGACCGACAGCTACCTGGCCGACCCGTACTTCCAGCAGGTCAGCTACCGCGGCGCGTTCGACCCGGCCCTGCCGATGAGCCGCCAGTGGACTGCCTGGTGGACGAACTTCAACCCGCAGGACGCCGACTACACGATGCCGGCCTCCGCTGTGGGTGGAACGCCGGAACTGCGGGTCACCCTGGGCAACCAGCCGAACCCGTTCAACCCGAGCACCACGATCAAGTTCAGCGTGCCCAAGGCCGGTCGGGCCGCCCTGGAAGTCTTCGACCTGCGCGGCCACAAGGTCGCGAGCCTGGTCGACGGCGAACTGGCGGCGGGCGACCACGCGCTGCAGTTCAGCGGCGAAGGCCTGCCGAGCGGCACGTACTTCTACCGCCTCAGCGGCGACGGTTATCAGGTCACCGAGAAGATGCAGCTGGTGAAGTAG